In the genome of bacterium, the window CCGATGCCGCCGCCCTCGAGGCCGCCTTTGCGAAGATGGCGAATCGCTTCGCCGGGAGCCAGGCCGCCTACCTCCTCATGGCCGAGCAGGCGGCCGGGCGCGAGATCATCGTGGGCGCCAAGGCGGCCCCCGGTCTGGGCAACCTTCTGCTCTTCGGCCTGGGCGGCATCTTCGTCGAGGTGATGAAGGACATCGCGGTGGGCGTGGCGCCCCTGAGCCGGCCCGAGGCAAGGGCGCTGATCCGGAGCATCAAGGGCTACCCGCTGCTGGCGGGGATCCGGGGCCAGGCCGGCGTCGACCTTGCGGCGCTCGAGGAGCTGCTGCTGCGGGCTTCCCGCCTCGTGGCGGACTTTCCGCAGATCAGCGAGATGGACCTCAATCCCGTCTTCCTCTACCCACGCGGCACGGCGCCGGCGGTGGTGGACGTGCGCCTGCGGATGCAGTAGGCCATGACCCACTGGATCCCGCTCTCCGTGGTCGCGGGATACGTGGCGATGCTCTTCGCCGTCACCGCTTGGGCCCGGCGGCTGACCGCGCGCGGGGGCGGGGGCCTCGTCGGCTATCTGCTCGCCGGGCGCAACCTGCCGACAGGCGTGGCGGCAGCATTGCTGGCCGGGTTGGCCGTGGGCGGCGCCTCTACGATCGGCGTCGCCGAGCAGGCCTATGCGGTGGGCATCTCGGCCGGCTGGTACAACGCTGCCTGGGCATTGGGCGCCATCGTGATGGGGCTTACCGTGGCCGGGCGCTATCGGCGCCTGGAGATCACGACCCTGCCCGAACTCCTCGAGCGCTGCTACGGCGTTCCGGCCCGCGTAATCGGCGTCGTCGGCCAGCTCGTGCTGCAGGTGGTGATCACCTCCCTGCAGTACGTAGCTGGCGGGGCGATCCTCTCCTCCCTGATGCCGGGGGTCTTCAGCTTTCGCAGCGGCATGGCGGTGACGGCGTTGGTCTTCGTCGGGATCACGCTCATCGGAGGCTTCTGGGCCGCAGGCCTGACCAACGTGATCAACGTGCTCTTCATCTACGGCGGCGTGGTTCTCGCTGCAGTGCTGACCGTGGGTCGCCTGGGCGGCGCTGGCGCCCTTGCCGCCCAGCTGCCGCCCGCTCATCCCGGCTTCGACCTGATCGCCGTGGGACCGGGCTTGATCGCCGCCTGGTTCCTCGTCATGGTGACCACCACGCACTCCACGCAGTCGGTGATCCAGATCAGCTTCGCAGCCAAGGACGCGCGCAGCGCCAGTCGCAGCTTCCTGCTTGGCGGGCTCATCATCGCGCCGGTGGGCTTCATCAGCGCGCTGCTCGGCATGGCGGCGGCAGTGCAGTATCCGGGTATCGTGCCGGCGGAGGCCCTGCCGAAGGTGGTGCTCGCCCTGCCGCCCTTCGCGGCAGGGCTGATCCTGGCCGGCCTCTGGGCCGCGGACGTGAGCACCGCCTCTGCTCTGCTCGTGGGCAGCGCCACCTTGGTTTCCCATGACATCATCAAGCGCTTCTTCGCGCCGGAACTCAGCCCCGCGCGCGAACAAGGGCTCAGTCGCCTCACGGTGTTCCTGCTCAGTGTCGCCACTTTCCTGCTTGCCCTCACCGTGAGCGGGATCCTGAAGATGCTCCTGATCGGCCTCACGCTCACCACCGCCTACACGCTGATCGTGCTGATGACCCTGTTCTGGCCGGCTGCCTGCCGGCGCGGCTCCGCCGCCTGGACCCTGGTCGCGACGATGGCCGCGCTCGTCCTCT includes:
- a CDS encoding sodium:solute symporter family protein, encoding MTHWIPLSVVAGYVAMLFAVTAWARRLTARGGGGLVGYLLAGRNLPTGVAAALLAGLAVGGASTIGVAEQAYAVGISAGWYNAAWALGAIVMGLTVAGRYRRLEITTLPELLERCYGVPARVIGVVGQLVLQVVITSLQYVAGGAILSSLMPGVFSFRSGMAVTALVFVGITLIGGFWAAGLTNVINVLFIYGGVVLAAVLTVGRLGGAGALAAQLPPAHPGFDLIAVGPGLIAAWFLVMVTTTHSTQSVIQISFAAKDARSASRSFLLGGLIIAPVGFISALLGMAAAVQYPGIVPAEALPKVVLALPPFAAGLILAGLWAADVSTASALLVGSATLVSHDIIKRFFAPELSPAREQGLSRLTVFLLSVATFLLALTVSGILKMLLIGLTLTTAYTLIVLMTLFWPAACRRGSAAWTLVATMAALVLWLLTPLRWRFFPHPIYFTWVVSLLTFGGVALWDRRPIPPAHPASAGSRISS